The Levilactobacillus namurensis genomic interval CTTCAAAAGTCCCCTTACTTCGGCCGAATCGACATCCAGGATCCCGACGAATCCCAACCGGAATCCCTCTACATCGGCACGGCCTCGTTCGTCGACGACCAGGAGAACTTCCTGGTCTACGACTGGCGCGCGCCCATTTCCAGTATCTACTATAATGGGGTCTTAGGTCAGGTGGCTTACCACACGCCAGCCGGCCCCCAACAGACCGACCTACTCAAGAAACGGCAGTTCTTGATCCAAGACGGTCAGATTCAAAGCATGTTCGACACCAACGAGACCGTCGGCGACGAAATGCTCCAACACGTCTTGGGTGAACAGAACGACGCGACCATGCAAAACATCGTCGCGACGATTCAGCGGGAACAAAACGATATCATTCGGGACGTTCACAGCGACCTACTGGTGGTCCAAGGCGTAGCCGGCTCCGGTAAGACCTCAGCGATTCTCCAACGCATCGCCTTTCTGCTCTACCACAGTCGCCGGGACCTCGAGGCCGACCAGATTGTCCTCTTCTCGCCCAACCGACTGTTCAGCCATTACATTAGTGACGTCCTGCCCAGCTTAGGGGAACGTAACATGCGTCAAGTCACGCTAGCCGAATTCTTGACCCAACGGTTCCAAGGACTGAAGGTCCAAACACAATTCGAACGTTACGAAAGCGACCAGCAACATCCCGTCGCCGCGGCGCTCCGGAATTTTCAGGAAAGTGCGGCCATGATGACCGCTGTGGCCGATTACTGTCAACGGTGTGCCGCCGACGCCCTACAATTTACCGATATCCGCTTCAAGGGCCGGGTCTTCTTCGACCGGCACGAGATTCGCGATATCTACGCGCAATATCCGACCACGGTTCCGGCTGCCGAGCGGTTCTTAAAGACCAAGAACGTCTTGGAGAAACGCTTGAAGCACCGCATCGCCGAGGAAGCTAAGGCTGACTGGGTCCGCGACACCATCGACCAACTCAGCGACGAAGATTACCACAACCTCTTGGGTGCCAAGCACTTGGGTCAGTTCGAACAACTCGATGATGAGATCGACTTTATCGCTCGAGAGATTGTTCGCCGGCGCTTACGTCAGGTCGATGACGCCATCTACAACGGTTACTTCCTGGACGTTTACAGCCAGTACACGGATTTTCTGACGCACTGCCCCTTACCGGAAGACGTCTCCGCGACCGACTGGCAACGGGTCATTGACCGTTACCAACACGACATCGAGTTCCACAAATTGGCCCTGACCGACGCGGCGCCGTTGATGTATCTGCGGGA includes:
- the helD gene encoding RNA polymerase recycling motor HelD, which translates into the protein MTTNEQANEQHRVDQVVHQIGKRIDRTTAEYNDAHKELRNVLKNYSENTSVNWFEVDDRIETSAELQQQRALVSRLTENQNIIQDQLRTYQELQKSPYFGRIDIQDPDESQPESLYIGTASFVDDQENFLVYDWRAPISSIYYNGVLGQVAYHTPAGPQQTDLLKKRQFLIQDGQIQSMFDTNETVGDEMLQHVLGEQNDATMQNIVATIQREQNDIIRDVHSDLLVVQGVAGSGKTSAILQRIAFLLYHSRRDLEADQIVLFSPNRLFSHYISDVLPSLGERNMRQVTLAEFLTQRFQGLKVQTQFERYESDQQHPVAAALRNFQESAAMMTAVADYCQRCAADALQFTDIRFKGRVFFDRHEIRDIYAQYPTTVPAAERFLKTKNVLEKRLKHRIAEEAKADWVRDTIDQLSDEDYHNLLGAKHLGQFEQLDDEIDFIAREIVRRRLRQVDDAIYNGYFLDVYSQYTDFLTHCPLPEDVSATDWQRVIDRYQHDIEFHKLALTDAAPLMYLRDLLTGGGKNHQMQHLFVDEMQDYSIAQLIYLQHAFPRAKLTLLGDSEQALFKAVEAPETILKKLSAALHAKKSRLITLRRSYRSTLPITTFAKALLPDGDQIEAFNRPGDLPKVVIRYDFPGAFKALAHELRTEIATNGTVAILTKNTAEAKYVYQELHSEFDLTRLTDTDRSLPKGVVVLPIYLAKGLEFDSVIAYNVSAENYPNEQFTGTLYTIASRAMHHLTLLSIGPVSPLIASSKIPQDDLQIEHELS